Proteins from one SAR324 cluster bacterium genomic window:
- a CDS encoding MBL fold metallo-hydrolase encodes MTVTNQESGTNVYEIADGIYRINTPVDLGGGNRFSFNQYLVRDDEPLLFHTSLRKMFPLVKEAVASVMPVEKIRYVAFSHVEADECGSLNEWLAVAPQAEPVCSVVAAMVSVQDIADRPPRALADGEILPLGFHSLQWHDTPHLPHGWDCGFLSEQTTKTLLCGDLFTQGGIGDPPLTESDILGPSQAFRQAMDDFSYTKNTAMLIEKLAATNPTTFACMHGSAWSGDGASLLRELCKTLTE; translated from the coding sequence ATGACCGTTACCAACCAGGAATCTGGCACAAATGTTTATGAAATCGCCGACGGTATTTACAGAATTAACACTCCTGTCGATCTTGGTGGAGGGAATAGATTTTCTTTCAACCAGTATCTGGTTAGAGATGATGAACCATTGTTGTTCCATACAAGTTTGCGAAAAATGTTTCCACTGGTGAAAGAGGCGGTAGCTAGTGTAATGCCGGTTGAGAAGATCCGTTATGTTGCTTTTTCCCATGTGGAAGCAGATGAATGTGGTTCCCTGAATGAGTGGCTTGCAGTGGCACCCCAAGCTGAGCCTGTTTGTAGTGTCGTAGCCGCAATGGTTTCTGTACAGGATATCGCAGACCGACCTCCCAGAGCCCTTGCTGATGGTGAAATTCTGCCTCTAGGATTTCATTCTTTACAATGGCATGACACGCCACACCTTCCTCATGGCTGGGATTGTGGCTTTCTTTCAGAGCAAACTACGAAAACGCTATTGTGTGGTGACCTTTTCACACAGGGAGGTATCGGCGATCCTCCACTCACAGAGTCAGACATTCTTGGACCTAGCCAAGCATTTCGTCAGGCAATGGACGATTTCTCTTACACAAAAAATACAGCCATGTTGATTGAAAAATTGGCTGCTACAAATCCTACGACCTTCGCATGTATGCATGGTAGTGCTTGGAGCGGGGATGGGGCGTCTCTACTCAGAGAATTATGCAAAACTCTAACGGAATGA
- a CDS encoding PHB depolymerase family esterase, producing MQNSNGMKGSTNQFFEANFIKILTISLFCFQFWGCSVSKNSSEIDLKDSSSVNIPGTTRLELNHGVLRETLVYVPESYEGTQDVPLLLNFHGYGGSAANHLLTADFRQLAEEQTFLLAYPQGSLLDGSPHWNPSPPSATNKSPVDDFGFIESLIDNLSKTYQIDEDRIYAVGYSNGAMLAFGLACYQGERIAAVGSVSGTMLEDIGDLCQPPQPTAVITLHGTQDDILPYYSANNGATPKGNSSGYVPAEGVIEYWVDFNQTQSSPAEATTISSGQTVRSFIYAEGQEGIEVQHYQVVGGEHVWFDLEIAGSGTNELIWNFLSRFRL from the coding sequence ATGCAAAACTCTAACGGAATGAAAGGCTCTACAAATCAGTTTTTCGAGGCAAACTTTATCAAAATTCTGACTATCTCACTTTTTTGCTTTCAATTCTGGGGCTGTAGCGTTTCAAAAAATTCTTCAGAGATAGATCTAAAAGACTCTTCAAGCGTCAATATTCCAGGCACCACAAGGCTGGAATTGAACCATGGTGTCCTCCGGGAAACACTGGTCTATGTGCCAGAGTCCTACGAGGGAACACAAGATGTTCCGCTACTACTGAATTTCCACGGATACGGAGGTTCTGCCGCAAACCATTTGTTGACTGCTGATTTTCGTCAACTTGCAGAAGAGCAAACCTTCTTGCTTGCTTACCCCCAAGGATCCTTGCTCGACGGTTCTCCCCACTGGAACCCATCCCCGCCATCTGCAACCAACAAAAGTCCGGTAGATGACTTCGGATTCATCGAGTCGTTAATCGATAATCTGAGCAAGACCTACCAAATCGATGAAGACCGAATTTATGCTGTTGGATATTCAAACGGCGCCATGCTCGCTTTTGGTCTTGCTTGCTACCAGGGAGAGCGAATTGCTGCGGTCGGTTCCGTTTCTGGAACGATGTTAGAAGACATTGGCGATCTTTGTCAGCCACCTCAGCCAACTGCCGTTATTACTTTGCATGGGACCCAAGACGATATCCTGCCCTACTACTCAGCAAACAATGGGGCTACTCCAAAAGGGAATTCTAGTGGTTATGTACCTGCGGAAGGTGTGATCGAATATTGGGTTGATTTCAACCAGACTCAATCCTCTCCCGCTGAGGCAACAACGATAAGCAGTGGACAGACGGTGCGTTCCTTCATTTATGCTGAAGGGCAAGAAGGTATCGAAGTACAGCATTACCAAGTTGTCGGTGGAGAACACGTTTGGTTCGATCTTGAAATTGCAGGCTCTGGGACTAATGAGTTGATTTGGAATTTTTTGTCACGCTTCCGCTTGTAA